A region from the Variovorax paradoxus genome encodes:
- a CDS encoding Maf family protein — translation MQRLLILASTSRYRRELLNRLHLPFDVQPPEVDETALDGETPRELAERLALEKARAVAARFPEAVVIGSDQVADLAGEALGKPGDHARATAQLRRMRGQTLVFQTAVAVVCEATGFVQRDLAPVRVVFRELSDAAIEQYLQAEQPYDCAGSAKSEGLGIALLSAIDSDDPTALVGLPLIRTCRMLRAAGVELL, via the coding sequence ATGCAACGCCTCTTGATCCTCGCCTCGACCTCGCGCTACCGGCGCGAACTGCTGAACCGACTGCACCTGCCCTTCGATGTACAGCCCCCTGAAGTCGACGAAACGGCCCTGGACGGCGAAACGCCGCGCGAGCTGGCCGAGCGGCTGGCGCTCGAAAAGGCCCGCGCCGTGGCCGCCCGCTTCCCCGAGGCCGTGGTCATCGGCTCCGACCAGGTGGCCGATCTCGCCGGCGAGGCGCTCGGCAAGCCGGGCGACCATGCGCGCGCCACGGCCCAGTTGCGCAGGATGCGCGGCCAGACGCTGGTGTTCCAGACCGCGGTGGCCGTCGTCTGCGAGGCCACCGGCTTCGTCCAGCGCGACCTGGCGCCGGTCCGGGTGGTGTTCCGCGAGCTCAGCGACGCGGCCATCGAGCAGTACCTGCAGGCCGAGCAGCCGTACGACTGCGCGGGCAGCGCCAAGAGCGAAGGCCTTGGCATCGCCCTGCTGAGCGCGATCGACAGCGACGATCCGACGGCCCTGGTCGGCCTGCCCCTGATCCGCACCTGCCGGATGCTGCGCGCCGCGGGGGTCGAACTCCTGTGA
- a CDS encoding RluA family pseudouridine synthase translates to MKNIIGAKQSPAAAPNPAVPDPAVQKAAAGAGAPHAAIRFITVDAESAGQRLDNFLFRHLKGVPKTHVYRIIRSGEVRINKGRAQAETRIEAGDVLRLPPVRISPRAEEGATPPAPAREFPVLLEDDAVLAIDKPAGVAVHGGSGVSFGVIEQLRTARPGAKFLELVHRLDRETSGILLVAKKRSALVALQDQFRERETGKTYLALVEGAWPANKKVLDAPLAKYLLPGDGAGAGERRVRVVAKDHPDAMRAVTLVRVLARLTLPGDATPLSLLAVTIKTGRTHQIRVHLASAGHPIAGDDKYGDFDRQRVLQKLGLRRMFLHAWRLQFSHPATGERVSLQAGLPPELRALMPPQAIEALAQHPTPTAND, encoded by the coding sequence GTGAAAAACATTATAGGTGCGAAGCAAAGCCCTGCGGCCGCTCCAAATCCCGCAGTTCCAGATCCCGCAGTTCAAAAGGCTGCGGCCGGGGCCGGAGCGCCGCATGCGGCCATCAGGTTCATCACCGTCGATGCGGAATCCGCGGGCCAGCGGCTCGACAACTTCCTGTTCCGCCATCTGAAGGGCGTCCCCAAGACGCATGTCTACCGGATCATCCGGTCGGGCGAGGTGCGCATCAACAAGGGGCGCGCGCAGGCCGAAACCCGCATCGAGGCCGGCGACGTGCTGCGGTTGCCGCCGGTACGGATTTCGCCGCGCGCGGAAGAAGGCGCCACGCCGCCCGCACCGGCGCGCGAATTCCCGGTGCTGCTCGAAGACGACGCGGTGCTTGCCATCGACAAGCCCGCCGGCGTGGCGGTCCATGGCGGCAGCGGCGTGAGCTTTGGCGTGATCGAGCAGCTGCGAACGGCGCGCCCGGGCGCCAAGTTCCTCGAACTGGTGCACCGGCTCGACCGCGAGACTTCGGGCATCCTGCTGGTGGCCAAGAAACGCAGCGCGCTGGTGGCGCTTCAAGACCAGTTCCGCGAGCGCGAGACCGGCAAGACCTATCTCGCGTTGGTCGAGGGCGCCTGGCCCGCCAACAAGAAGGTGCTCGATGCGCCGCTTGCCAAGTACCTGCTGCCGGGCGACGGCGCGGGTGCCGGCGAGCGCCGCGTGCGGGTGGTTGCCAAGGACCATCCCGATGCCATGCGGGCCGTGACGCTGGTGCGTGTGCTGGCGCGCCTCACGCTCCCCGGCGACGCCACGCCGCTGTCGCTGCTGGCGGTCACCATCAAGACCGGCCGCACGCACCAGATCCGCGTGCACCTTGCATCGGCCGGGCATCCCATTGCCGGCGACGACAAGTACGGCGACTTCGATCGCCAGCGCGTGCTGCAGAAACTCGGCCTCAGGCGCATGTTCCTGCATGCCTGGCGGTTGCAGTTCAGCCATCCCGCGACCGGCGAGCGCGTGTCGCTGCAAGCCGGCTTACCGCCCGAGCTGCGTGCATTGATGCCGCCCCAGGCGATCGAAGCGCTCGCCCAACATCCCACTCCTACGGCCAATGACTGA
- a CDS encoding YceD family protein translates to MKREFAPQRLDVAGFAAAAATLDATDPVPNYVRLAAELAAAAPDAVVRWAATGEERPGADGKPVPWLHLEAETTVPLTCQRCLTPVEAPLVVDRWFRFVADEATAEAEDDESEEDLLVVSRDFDLPALIEDELLMEIPAMPVHEVCPVPVQLSSSDEDFQAAEEAKPNPFAVLGALRSRKPEEGK, encoded by the coding sequence ATGAAGAGAGAATTCGCCCCCCAACGGCTCGACGTGGCCGGCTTTGCCGCCGCTGCCGCCACCCTCGACGCCACCGACCCGGTTCCGAACTATGTGCGCCTTGCCGCCGAACTGGCGGCTGCGGCGCCCGACGCCGTGGTCCGCTGGGCGGCGACCGGCGAAGAACGCCCGGGCGCCGACGGCAAGCCTGTGCCCTGGCTGCATCTGGAAGCCGAGACGACCGTGCCGCTGACCTGCCAGCGCTGCCTGACGCCTGTCGAGGCGCCGCTGGTGGTGGACCGCTGGTTCCGTTTCGTCGCCGACGAGGCCACGGCGGAGGCCGAAGACGATGAATCCGAGGAAGACCTGCTCGTCGTGAGCCGGGATTTCGACCTGCCCGCCCTGATCGAGGACGAGCTCCTGATGGAAATTCCGGCCATGCCCGTGCACGAGGTCTGCCCGGTACCGGTCCAGCTCTCGTCCAGCGACGAAGACTTCCAGGCGGCCGAAGAGGCCAAGCCGAACCCTTTCGCGGTGCTCGGGGCGTTGCGCTCACGCAAGCCGGAAGAGGGCAAGTAG
- the rpmF gene encoding 50S ribosomal protein L32, whose translation MAVQQNKKSPSKRGMHRSHNALVVPGIAVEPTTGETHLRHHISPNGFYRGRQVLKNKSEA comes from the coding sequence ATGGCCGTCCAGCAAAACAAGAAGTCGCCTTCCAAGCGCGGCATGCACCGTTCCCACAATGCGCTGGTCGTTCCCGGCATTGCCGTCGAGCCGACCACTGGCGAAACGCACCTGCGCCACCACATCAGCCCCAACGGTTTCTACCGTGGCCGCCAGGTGCTCAAGAACAAGTCCGAAGCCTGA
- a CDS encoding MFS transporter, giving the protein MVVTAGTRWASRAQFFSSGFIFATWGIHVPTVKAHYGIDEAQLGLTLLAAGAGAMFGLTSAGRWIGRHGPRRMAALCGCVYALLLAGLIAMPGYLFLLALLAVFGLVTSVFDVAINTEAAQLELHGGKPLMSGMHGMFSLGGMAGAASGSAALAAGLGAQAHLLWVAAAMVLVVAVSSMYMLPNPRRANDAAPADHRFRLPRGMLAVLGVLAALGLIAEGAIYDWSVLYMQQELGSPQKQAALAYASFSAAMAAARFGGDTLRARFSPTALLRGSGILAAAAMTLVLLTDLPWLALVGFAGVGIGFANVVPILFGASARVPGTEPAIGIAAVSAVAYLGFMAGPAVIGLLARASSLTAALYVVVVFAAALAASARFTADAGNRA; this is encoded by the coding sequence ATGGTGGTGACCGCTGGCACGCGCTGGGCCTCGCGGGCGCAGTTCTTTTCTTCCGGCTTCATCTTTGCGACCTGGGGCATCCATGTTCCGACGGTCAAGGCGCACTACGGCATCGACGAAGCCCAGCTCGGGCTGACCCTGCTCGCGGCCGGCGCCGGAGCGATGTTCGGGCTGACCAGCGCCGGGCGCTGGATCGGCCGCCACGGCCCCCGCCGCATGGCCGCGCTCTGCGGCTGCGTCTATGCCTTGCTGCTTGCCGGCCTGATCGCGATGCCGGGCTATCTTTTCCTGCTGGCCTTGCTGGCGGTATTCGGCCTGGTGACCAGCGTGTTCGACGTGGCCATCAACACCGAGGCGGCGCAGCTCGAGCTGCATGGCGGCAAGCCCCTGATGAGCGGCATGCATGGCATGTTCAGCCTGGGCGGCATGGCCGGGGCGGCGAGCGGCAGCGCAGCGCTGGCCGCCGGGCTCGGGGCGCAGGCGCATCTGCTGTGGGTTGCGGCGGCGATGGTGCTGGTCGTGGCCGTCTCTTCGATGTACATGCTGCCCAATCCGCGCAGGGCAAACGATGCAGCCCCGGCCGACCATCGCTTTCGGCTGCCCCGCGGCATGCTGGCCGTGCTTGGCGTGCTCGCCGCGCTGGGCCTGATTGCCGAGGGCGCCATCTACGACTGGAGCGTGCTCTACATGCAGCAGGAACTCGGCAGTCCGCAAAAGCAGGCCGCGCTGGCCTACGCGAGCTTCTCCGCGGCCATGGCGGCCGCGCGCTTTGGCGGCGACACCCTGCGCGCACGCTTCTCGCCAACGGCGCTGCTGCGCGGCAGCGGCATTCTTGCGGCGGCGGCCATGACGCTGGTGCTGCTGACCGACCTGCCCTGGCTCGCCCTGGTCGGCTTTGCGGGCGTGGGCATCGGTTTCGCGAACGTGGTGCCGATCCTGTTCGGCGCCTCGGCCCGCGTGCCCGGCACGGAGCCGGCGATCGGCATTGCCGCTGTTTCGGCCGTGGCCTATCTGGGGTTCATGGCTGGCCCGGCAGTGATCGGCCTGCTGGCGCGCGCCAGTTCGCTGACGGCCGCGCTGTATGTGGTCGTGGTCTTTGCCGCAGCGCTGGCGGCCTCGGCCCGCTTCACGGCCGACGCCGGCAACCGGGCCTGA
- a CDS encoding S49 family peptidase — protein MTDPNRTEPEGFDPFEPATPIASSQGAPRNMAKDPTQRPGWERATLEKLAFASLNEQKAARRWKTFTRLSWLAFFIFLVWLAMSRSAPSAAKTTAHTAVVEIKGEIANGGDASAEFVVAAMKTAFEDEGAKGIVLLINSPGGSPVQAGIISDEIKRLKAKHKKPIYAVVEETCASAAYYIAAATDKIFVDKASIVGSIGVLMDGFGFTGVMEKVGVERRLLTAGENKGFLDPFSPMSDAQRAHAQTMLNQIHTQFINVVKNGRGDRLKVDTPGLFSGLFWSGEQAVELGLADQLGNVDYVAREVIKAEEVTDYTRRDNVAEKLAKKFGAAMGDATVRSLQTAAPALR, from the coding sequence ATGACCGACCCGAACCGCACGGAACCCGAAGGTTTTGATCCTTTTGAGCCGGCCACTCCCATTGCGTCCTCGCAGGGCGCGCCGAGAAACATGGCCAAAGACCCCACGCAGCGTCCCGGATGGGAGCGCGCAACGCTCGAGAAGCTCGCCTTCGCTTCGCTGAACGAGCAGAAGGCGGCGCGCCGGTGGAAGACCTTCACGCGCCTCTCGTGGCTCGCCTTCTTCATCTTCCTGGTCTGGCTGGCAATGTCGCGCAGCGCGCCGAGCGCCGCCAAGACCACAGCTCACACGGCGGTGGTCGAAATCAAGGGCGAGATCGCCAATGGCGGCGACGCCAGCGCGGAATTCGTGGTGGCTGCCATGAAGACCGCCTTCGAGGACGAGGGCGCCAAGGGCATCGTGCTGCTCATCAATTCGCCCGGTGGAAGCCCGGTGCAGGCGGGCATCATCAGCGACGAGATCAAGCGCCTGAAGGCCAAGCACAAGAAGCCGATCTACGCGGTGGTCGAGGAAACCTGCGCCTCGGCCGCGTACTACATTGCCGCTGCCACCGACAAGATCTTCGTCGACAAGGCCAGCATCGTCGGCAGCATCGGGGTGCTGATGGACGGCTTCGGCTTCACCGGCGTGATGGAAAAGGTCGGCGTCGAGCGCCGGCTGCTGACGGCAGGGGAGAACAAGGGCTTCCTCGATCCGTTCAGCCCGATGAGCGACGCGCAGCGCGCGCATGCCCAGACCATGCTGAACCAGATCCACACGCAGTTCATCAACGTGGTGAAGAACGGGCGCGGCGACCGGCTCAAGGTCGACACCCCGGGGCTTTTCAGCGGCCTTTTCTGGAGCGGCGAGCAGGCCGTCGAACTGGGCCTGGCCGACCAGCTGGGCAATGTCGACTACGTGGCGCGCGAAGTCATCAAGGCCGAAGAGGTCACCGACTACACCCGGCGCGACAACGTGGCCGAGAAGCTCGCCAAGAAATTCGGCGCCGCGATGGGCGATGCCACCGTGCGATCGCTGCAGACGGCCGCGCCGGCGCTGCGCTGA
- a CDS encoding HAD family hydrolase: MTDSSRPLRFDLIAFDWDGTLYDSTRLIVRCIQAAVIDVGGAKPSENDAAWVIGLGLAEALARAAPDVPKEKYAELGARYRYHYLQHQDDLVLFDGVLQMIDALRARGHKLAVATGKSRRGLNEALKSVALRDRFDASRTADETFGKPHPRMLLELMEELEVPAERTLMIGDTTHDLQLALNAGCASVGVSYGAHEPGSFDELKPLFVAHSVASLESWLLGNA; the protein is encoded by the coding sequence ATGACTGATTCTTCCAGACCCCTGCGCTTCGACCTGATCGCCTTCGATTGGGACGGCACGCTTTACGACTCCACGCGGCTCATCGTGCGCTGCATCCAGGCGGCCGTGATCGACGTCGGCGGCGCCAAGCCCAGCGAGAACGATGCGGCATGGGTGATCGGCCTGGGCCTGGCCGAGGCCCTGGCGCGCGCCGCGCCCGACGTGCCGAAGGAGAAATACGCAGAGCTCGGCGCGCGCTACCGCTATCACTACCTGCAGCACCAGGACGATCTCGTGCTGTTCGACGGCGTGCTGCAGATGATCGACGCGCTGCGCGCGCGCGGCCACAAGCTCGCCGTGGCCACGGGCAAGTCGCGCCGCGGCCTGAACGAGGCGCTGAAGTCTGTCGCGCTGCGCGACCGCTTCGACGCCTCGCGCACTGCCGACGAAACCTTCGGCAAGCCGCACCCGCGCATGCTGCTCGAACTCATGGAAGAACTCGAGGTGCCGGCCGAACGCACCCTGATGATCGGCGACACCACGCACGACCTGCAGCTGGCGCTCAATGCCGGCTGCGCGAGCGTGGGCGTGAGCTACGGCGCGCACGAGCCCGGGAGCTTCGACGAACTGAAGCCGCTGTTCGTCGCCCACTCGGTGGCCAGCCTGGAGTCATGGCTTCTGGGCAACGCCTGA
- a CDS encoding Rieske (2Fe-2S) protein codes for MSEEQRIPLCNAPDLVEGGRAVPFDVVYGGETCRAFAVRFEGQPHAYLNRCSHVAMELDFQPDRFFDDSGQWLLCATHGAVYRPDTGECAGGPCRGGLVKIALSERDGVVHWHTAWNLHPPIF; via the coding sequence ATGAGCGAAGAACAGCGCATTCCCTTGTGCAATGCCCCGGATCTGGTCGAAGGAGGCCGGGCCGTGCCTTTCGATGTGGTCTATGGCGGCGAAACCTGCCGGGCCTTTGCGGTGCGCTTCGAAGGGCAGCCGCATGCCTACCTCAATCGATGCAGCCACGTGGCGATGGAGCTGGATTTCCAGCCCGACCGCTTCTTCGACGACAGCGGCCAGTGGCTGCTCTGCGCCACCCACGGCGCGGTCTACCGGCCGGACACCGGCGAATGCGCCGGCGGCCCGTGCCGCGGCGGGCTCGTGAAGATCGCCCTCAGCGAACGTGACGGCGTGGTGCACTGGCATACTGCCTGGAACCTCCATCCCCCGATTTTTTGA
- a CDS encoding SAM-dependent methyltransferase, translating to MTHGKLYLVPAPLDFGCDTQAPLQDALPLGTIQAAAGITHWICENAKSARAYLKRIDAVAPLAAPLQAQDIRELPREVHKKGDHAGQFDARPLLAAALEGHDIGLLSEAGMPAVADPGSSVARAAHDLGIAVVPLTGPVSLLLALAASGLNGQNFAFVGYLPQDAGERQVRIRELEALALKTGQTQLFIETPYRNAVLLQALVQTLQHNTRLAVARGLTLASAHVRSETVKSWRAKAQATTDERLPAVFAIGR from the coding sequence GTGACCCACGGCAAGCTCTACCTCGTCCCCGCGCCGCTCGACTTCGGCTGCGACACCCAGGCACCGCTGCAGGACGCGCTGCCGCTGGGCACGATCCAGGCCGCCGCCGGAATCACCCACTGGATCTGCGAGAACGCCAAGTCGGCCCGCGCCTATCTGAAGCGGATCGATGCCGTCGCCCCGCTGGCCGCGCCGCTGCAGGCGCAGGACATCCGCGAGCTGCCGCGCGAGGTGCACAAGAAAGGCGACCACGCAGGCCAGTTCGATGCCCGCCCATTGCTGGCCGCCGCGCTCGAAGGCCACGACATCGGCCTGCTGAGCGAAGCCGGCATGCCGGCGGTCGCCGATCCCGGCTCCTCGGTGGCGCGCGCCGCGCACGACCTGGGCATTGCCGTGGTGCCGCTCACCGGCCCCGTCTCGCTGCTGCTGGCGCTGGCGGCGAGCGGCCTCAACGGGCAGAACTTCGCCTTCGTCGGCTACCTGCCGCAGGATGCGGGCGAGCGCCAGGTACGCATCCGGGAACTCGAGGCGCTGGCGCTCAAGACGGGCCAGACGCAGCTGTTCATCGAAACACCCTACCGCAACGCCGTGCTGCTCCAGGCGCTGGTGCAGACGCTGCAGCACAACACCCGGCTTGCGGTGGCGCGCGGCCTCACGCTCGCCAGCGCCCATGTGCGCAGCGAAACCGTCAAGTCCTGGCGTGCCAAGGCGCAGGCCACCACGGACGAACGCCTGCCTGCCGTGTTCGCGATCGGGCGCTGA
- the plsX gene encoding phosphate acyltransferase PlsX: MATPSSPEPTAAPSAITLAVDCMGGDHGPRVTLAACRAFLERHSEASLLLVGAPAALAGFAAHPRARIVAASEVVGMDDPIEIALRKKKDSSMRVAIQQVKDGAAQAAISAGNTGALMAIARYLLKTLDGIDRPAIAPQLPNAKGGATTVLDLGANVDCDAEDLLQFAVLGSALVSALTGNEAPSVGLLNIGEEAIKGSETIKKASQLLRTAANSKDLNFYGNVEGNDIFKGTTDIVVCDGFVGNVALKASEGVASMIGEFIRVEFSRSIFTKAAAIVAYPVLKAFKNRLDHRRYNGAALLGLRGLVFKSHGSADEVAFGHALDRAYDAARNNLLDRVRARIAHAAPLLARQEPAVPADATALHV, translated from the coding sequence ATGGCTACGCCTTCTTCCCCCGAACCCACCGCTGCGCCTTCCGCAATCACGCTTGCCGTGGATTGCATGGGAGGCGACCATGGGCCGCGCGTCACGCTTGCGGCCTGCCGCGCGTTTCTCGAGCGGCACAGCGAAGCCTCGTTGTTGCTGGTCGGTGCGCCCGCGGCATTGGCGGGCTTTGCCGCGCATCCGCGCGCGCGCATCGTCGCCGCCAGCGAAGTGGTGGGCATGGACGATCCGATTGAAATCGCCCTGCGCAAGAAGAAAGACTCTTCGATGCGCGTCGCGATCCAGCAGGTCAAGGATGGCGCCGCGCAGGCGGCCATCTCCGCCGGCAACACGGGTGCCTTGATGGCCATTGCTCGCTACCTGCTCAAGACGCTCGATGGCATCGATCGTCCGGCCATCGCGCCCCAGCTTCCCAATGCCAAGGGTGGCGCCACCACGGTGCTCGACCTGGGGGCCAACGTCGATTGCGACGCGGAAGACCTGCTCCAGTTTGCCGTGCTCGGCTCCGCACTCGTTTCGGCGCTCACGGGCAACGAAGCGCCTTCGGTCGGCCTGCTCAATATTGGCGAAGAAGCCATCAAAGGCAGCGAAACGATCAAAAAAGCAAGCCAACTGCTGCGTACGGCCGCCAATTCCAAGGACTTGAACTTTTACGGCAACGTGGAAGGTAACGACATTTTCAAGGGCACGACAGATATCGTGGTCTGTGACGGTTTCGTTGGAAACGTCGCGCTGAAGGCCAGCGAAGGCGTGGCCTCGATGATCGGCGAATTCATCCGCGTCGAATTCTCGCGGAGCATTTTCACGAAGGCCGCGGCAATTGTTGCCTATCCGGTCCTAAAAGCGTTCAAAAACCGGCTTGACCATCGACGGTACAACGGCGCGGCGCTGCTGGGCCTGCGCGGCCTGGTCTTCAAGAGCCATGGCTCGGCTGACGAAGTGGCTTTCGGACATGCGCTGGATCGCGCTTATGATGCCGCTCGCAACAACCTGCTCGATCGCGTGCGGGCCCGCATCGCTCACGCCGCGCCATTGCTCGCGCGGCAGGAGCCCGCGGTGCCAGCCGACGCGACGGCCCTCCACGTTTGA